Proteins found in one Gemmatimonadota bacterium genomic segment:
- a CDS encoding HupE/UreJ family protein, translating to MAHRIQVAGADRLSSLNGRGAAASQVATRVLLFLAIAGFMAAVPVTGAYGHDIPRDITIQAFVKPEGQSLRLLVRVPLEAMLDVNFPLVGPGYLDLARADESLNDAAMLWIGQEVSIYEDGTRLPVPELAAVRASLPSDQSFRAYDTALASTLGQPLPADTQIYWQQVMLDVLFDYRITSDRSEFSILPGLERLGMRVSTVLRFLSATGGERLYQYTGNPGRIVLDPRWHQAAWRFVQLGFTHILDGMDHLLFLLCLVIPFQRLRVLVILVTAFTVAHSVTLIAATLGLAPAALWFVPLVETLIAASIVYMALENIVSPGLRRRWIAVFGFGLIHGFGFAYALRDMLPFGGEHLVTSLLAFNVGVEIGQLLVILICVPILRLLFRYIPGEGTRQTKRTGAIILSVLAGHTAWHWLVERGGSLWEFDLLSASPDGALYGVAGLLALMLIIAAFAGWALTRPGRPGRPGWLHE from the coding sequence ATGGCCCACCGCATCCAGGTAGCGGGAGCTGATCGGCTTTCCTCTCTGAACGGACGCGGGGCGGCGGCCTCCCAGGTTGCCACCCGCGTCCTGCTGTTCCTGGCTATCGCAGGCTTCATGGCTGCTGTGCCCGTAACCGGTGCATACGGCCACGACATTCCCCGCGACATCACCATTCAGGCCTTTGTCAAGCCGGAAGGCCAAAGCCTCCGGCTGCTCGTGCGCGTGCCGCTGGAGGCCATGCTCGATGTTAACTTTCCGTTAGTCGGTCCGGGCTACCTGGACCTGGCCCGCGCCGACGAATCCCTGAACGACGCCGCCATGCTCTGGATCGGCCAGGAGGTGTCGATCTACGAAGACGGCACGCGTCTGCCCGTACCTGAACTGGCCGCCGTCAGGGCCTCCCTTCCCTCCGATCAGTCCTTCCGCGCATACGATACCGCGCTGGCCTCTACCCTGGGGCAGCCCCTGCCCGCAGACACGCAGATCTACTGGCAACAGGTCATGCTGGACGTGCTGTTCGATTACCGGATTACATCGGATCGTTCGGAGTTTTCCATTCTGCCCGGCCTGGAAAGACTGGGCATGCGGGTCTCGACCGTGCTTCGGTTCCTGTCTGCGACCGGCGGCGAGCGTCTCTACCAGTACACCGGGAATCCGGGACGTATCGTGCTCGATCCCCGCTGGCACCAGGCCGCGTGGCGATTCGTTCAGCTCGGATTCACCCACATCCTCGACGGTATGGACCATCTCCTGTTCCTGCTCTGCCTGGTCATCCCCTTTCAGCGATTGCGAGTGCTCGTGATCCTCGTCACCGCCTTCACGGTCGCGCACTCGGTCACGCTGATCGCCGCCACACTGGGCCTGGCGCCCGCTGCTCTCTGGTTCGTCCCCCTCGTCGAAACGCTGATCGCGGCCTCTATCGTCTACATGGCTCTGGAGAATATCGTCTCCCCGGGGCTGCGCCGCCGCTGGATTGCCGTTTTCGGTTTCGGCCTCATACATGGGTTCGGTTTCGCCTACGCCCTCCGGGACATGCTGCCTTTTGGGGGAGAACATCTGGTGACCTCTCTCCTGGCCTTCAACGTAGGAGTCGAGATCGGCCAGTTGCTCGTGATTCTGATTTGCGTCCCGATACTCAGGTTACTCTTCCGATACATCCCGGGCGAGGGCACCAGGCAGACCAAGCGGACCGGAGCCATCATACTCTCGGTGCTCGCGGGCCATACGGCCTGGCACTGGCTGGTGGAACGGGGCGGTTCGCTGTGGGAATTCGATCTGCTGTCCGCGTCGCCGGACGGCGCGCTTTACGGCGTGGCCGGACTCCTGGCGCTGATGCTGATCATCGCCGCTTTCGCCGGCTGGGCGCTCACTCGTCCCGGCCGTCCCGGCCGTCCAGGCTGGCTGCATGAATGA
- a CDS encoding twin-arginine translocase TatA/TatE family subunit — translation MIGDIGMQELMVIFLIVLLLFGADRIPALARGLGKGVREFKRVVNNANTEIQRAMDIDEQEQPPRRPPPSKELDRS, via the coding sequence ATGATCGGTGACATCGGGATGCAGGAACTGATGGTGATTTTCCTGATCGTCCTGCTCCTGTTCGGCGCGGACCGGATTCCGGCCCTTGCAAGGGGACTGGGCAAGGGGGTGCGGGAATTCAAACGCGTCGTGAACAACGCGAACACTGAAATCCAGCGCGCGATGGACATCGACGAGCAGGAGCAGCCGCCCCGAAGGCCGCCGCCGTCAAAGGAATTGGACCGGTCATAA
- a CDS encoding glycerate kinase, with the protein MSTVDLRTDARSIFDAALRAVDPAAATMRHVVRDGNSLNIGGISCNLDRFDGVYVVGAGKAGAMMAGAMESILGDRLTGGAVNVKYGHTAPLTYVELIEAGHPIPDAAGVEGTERIVELLERLGEDDLVFCLLSGGGSALMPLPAEGVTLAEKQAVTGRLLQCGATINEINTIRKHISRVKGGRLARLASPARVVGLVLSDVIGDPLDVIASGPTVPDESTYADCREILGKYGLHDELPSSVIRHLDAGMKGSEPETPCPGDPVFDRTRNVMIANNRQALDSARTEAEKRGYNALVLSSSIDGETREIARVYAAMAREIVRHGDPVRSPACVISGGETTVTLKGGGKGGRNQEFVLAAAAGIDGLERTVVFSAGTDGTDGPTDAAGAVADGQTLARAAGRGLAATARLDDNDAYHFFEPLGDLVITGPTHTNVMDLRLLLVGQGPQKNRDRS; encoded by the coding sequence ATGTCCACTGTTGATCTTCGAACCGACGCACGTAGCATATTTGACGCGGCCCTGCGGGCCGTCGATCCAGCGGCAGCGACCATGCGTCATGTCGTGCGCGACGGGAACAGCCTGAATATCGGCGGCATCTCCTGCAACCTGGACCGCTTTGACGGGGTTTACGTCGTCGGCGCCGGAAAAGCGGGCGCCATGATGGCCGGTGCCATGGAATCGATACTCGGCGACCGGCTCACCGGGGGAGCCGTCAACGTCAAGTACGGTCATACGGCGCCGCTGACGTATGTAGAGCTGATCGAAGCGGGGCATCCCATCCCCGATGCCGCCGGCGTGGAAGGAACGGAGAGAATCGTCGAGCTCCTGGAGCGCCTCGGGGAGGACGACCTGGTGTTCTGCCTGCTCTCGGGCGGGGGCTCCGCGCTTATGCCGCTGCCGGCCGAAGGGGTGACGCTGGCGGAGAAGCAGGCGGTGACCGGCCGGCTGCTCCAGTGCGGCGCGACGATCAACGAGATCAACACGATTCGCAAGCATATCTCGCGCGTCAAGGGCGGTCGGCTGGCCAGGCTCGCTTCGCCGGCGCGCGTGGTCGGCCTGGTCCTATCGGACGTCATCGGAGACCCGCTCGACGTCATCGCGTCGGGTCCCACGGTACCGGACGAGAGCACCTACGCCGACTGTCGGGAAATTCTGGGAAAGTACGGACTGCACGATGAACTTCCCTCTTCGGTGATCCGCCACCTGGATGCCGGGATGAAAGGGTCTGAACCCGAAACGCCCTGTCCCGGCGATCCGGTCTTCGATCGCACGCGGAACGTGATGATCGCCAACAACCGCCAGGCGCTCGATTCCGCCCGGACGGAGGCGGAGAAAAGAGGCTATAACGCCCTGGTGCTGTCCAGTTCCATCGACGGCGAGACCCGGGAAATCGCCCGCGTCTATGCGGCTATGGCCCGGGAGATCGTGCGACATGGAGATCCGGTGCGAAGTCCGGCGTGCGTGATTTCCGGGGGCGAGACCACGGTAACGCTGAAGGGCGGCGGAAAAGGCGGGCGAAACCAGGAATTCGTCCTGGCCGCCGCTGCCGGCATCGACGGACTGGAACGAACCGTCGTGTTCAGCGCGGGCACGGACGGCACGGACGGTCCGACTGACGCGGCCGGCGCCGTGGCGGACGGACAGACGCTGGCGCGGGCGGCCGGGAGGGGACTGGCCGCCACTGCCCGCCTGGACGACAACGACGCCTATCATTTCTTTGAACCGCTGGGCGATCTCGTCATTACGGGACCTACCCACACGAACGTGATGGACCTGCGCTTGTTACTCGTCGGCCAGGGGCCTCAGAAAAACCGGGATCGATCATGA
- a CDS encoding phytanoyl-CoA dioxygenase family protein: protein MMTEEQRYLFDLTGYLHLDGVLGEAELSEARAAAERYIETPSEDLPPDFGSRDGRIYENGFAFDKALERLVFQPGYWPIVKEFTSGKPRFVRGSMLVNQAGGVVDAGSLHCARESYGWQSTRYECRDGRIYCDDFVVFTYLTDVHPGDGGLVVVPGSHKCNFDRPDTIFDGGDLEDDAPRGTVNVTPRAGDAVVISELLTHGTLRWKPADRKRIVLVLRYAPQYSGGGPWTTDTLKARLSPETNELMALASYTEVKDVARMDAVTLTV, encoded by the coding sequence ATGATGACCGAAGAGCAAAGATACCTGTTCGACCTGACCGGCTATCTGCATCTGGATGGAGTCCTCGGTGAAGCGGAGCTTTCCGAGGCGCGTGCCGCCGCCGAGCGGTATATCGAGACGCCTTCTGAAGACCTGCCGCCGGATTTCGGGAGCAGGGACGGGCGTATTTACGAAAACGGATTCGCCTTCGACAAGGCACTGGAAAGACTGGTGTTCCAGCCGGGTTACTGGCCCATTGTGAAGGAATTCACCTCCGGAAAGCCGCGTTTTGTCCGGGGTTCCATGCTCGTGAACCAGGCGGGCGGAGTCGTCGATGCCGGATCGCTCCACTGCGCGCGGGAGTCCTACGGGTGGCAGAGTACGCGCTATGAATGCCGGGACGGCCGAATCTACTGTGACGACTTTGTCGTATTCACCTATCTCACCGACGTGCATCCCGGAGACGGCGGACTCGTGGTCGTGCCCGGGTCCCACAAGTGCAATTTCGACCGGCCCGATACGATCTTCGACGGGGGTGACCTGGAAGACGACGCACCGCGTGGCACGGTAAACGTCACGCCCCGGGCGGGTGACGCGGTGGTTATCTCCGAACTGCTCACCCACGGAACGCTCCGATGGAAGCCGGCCGACCGCAAGCGCATCGTGCTCGTGCTGCGGTACGCGCCGCAATACAGCGGCGGCGGACCGTGGACGACGGACACCCTGAAGGCCCGGCTTTCGCCGGAAACCAACGAACTGATGGCCCTGGCCTCGTATACTGAAGTCAAAGATGTCGCTCGCATGGACGCGGTCACGTTGACGGTGTAG
- a CDS encoding anaerobic glycerol-3-phosphate dehydrogenase subunit C, translating into MDTAWQEQIGKEIDCAFRFDETARVLYSTDASIYEIEPLGVAYPANTDQVSRILRFAYERGISVTPRGGGTSLGGQAVGRSIQVDFSRHMNRILEVNVEERWARIQPGVVLDELNAHLKPLGLLFAPDVSPSNRANVGGMIGNNSCGSHSIIYGKTIDHVLELDVVLSDGTRTVFKPVGDREYGEKAALGGLEGRIYREIRRIAHENRDEIEARYPRIMRRVGGYNLDEFIGEGPFDPCKMIVGSEGTLAAVTEARVNLVPLPAHKALSICHFSDLIESMEATVEILKTDPSAVELTDKTILDLAKASPAAAHQRDFIEGDPEAILMVEYYGETAEAVAERMDALESLLREKNLGYACVRAATPAAQANAWGIRKAGLGLLMGMKGDTKPATFVEDTAVSPEKLPDYIRDFRDIVHRHGTVASYYAHASVGTIHIRPLINLKEAEGIARMRAIAEEIRDLVIAYGGAVSSEHGDGLVRSEWNEQVFGPKLYEAFKTVKAVFDPNGIMNPGKIIANQKMTDNLRFGPAYQAEEINTYFDFSGDGGFSRSIELCNGVGACRKKLVGTMCPSYIATLDEEHSTRGRANVLRAALSGKLDGEGFTSRRVYEALDLCLECKGCKGECPSNVDMAKMKYEFLAHYYEKHGLPLRNRIFGRIETLNRLGSAFAPLSNRIVNHPWHKSLLERAIGVDRRRSLPEFAEETFEQWFYQRAPGRAADRDRPTVVFFPDTFINYSEPHIGIAAVEVLERAGYRVVLAEPRACCGRPLISKGMLRQARAAAEYNIAQMERYVDRGWTIVGCEPSCVMTFRDDYRDLVDDPRAAGLADGMLMIDEFLAREHAAGRLSLPVRPTDRAISLHGHCQQKAIAGTGSTVAALELVPGYEVTTLNTGCCGMAGSFGYEREHYDLSMKIGEDRLFPAIRAAGERTEFAATGTSCRHQIADGTGRSALHPIELIRAAVDDRRSIQR; encoded by the coding sequence ATGGACACAGCCTGGCAGGAACAGATCGGGAAAGAAATCGACTGCGCGTTCCGGTTCGACGAAACGGCCAGGGTCCTGTACAGCACGGACGCCAGCATATACGAGATCGAGCCCCTTGGCGTCGCGTATCCCGCCAACACTGACCAGGTCTCCCGCATCCTCCGGTTCGCGTACGAAAGAGGCATTTCCGTCACGCCCCGCGGCGGAGGCACCAGCCTGGGCGGCCAGGCGGTGGGCCGCAGCATCCAGGTCGATTTCTCCCGGCACATGAACCGGATTCTCGAGGTCAACGTCGAGGAGCGGTGGGCCAGGATCCAGCCCGGCGTGGTGCTCGACGAACTCAACGCCCACCTGAAACCCCTGGGACTGCTCTTCGCGCCGGACGTCTCGCCAAGCAACCGGGCGAACGTCGGCGGCATGATCGGTAACAACTCCTGCGGTTCCCATTCCATCATCTACGGGAAGACGATCGACCACGTGCTGGAACTCGACGTGGTCCTGAGCGACGGCACGCGGACGGTCTTCAAGCCGGTCGGCGACCGCGAATACGGCGAGAAGGCCGCCCTCGGCGGCCTGGAGGGCCGAATCTACCGCGAAATCCGCCGCATAGCCCACGAAAACCGGGACGAGATCGAGGCCCGGTATCCCAGGATCATGCGGCGCGTCGGCGGATACAACCTGGACGAATTCATCGGAGAAGGTCCCTTCGACCCCTGCAAGATGATCGTCGGATCCGAAGGCACCCTGGCCGCCGTGACCGAGGCGCGCGTCAACCTGGTGCCGTTGCCTGCGCATAAGGCCCTGAGTATCTGTCATTTTTCGGACCTGATCGAATCCATGGAGGCGACGGTCGAGATCCTGAAGACCGATCCCTCCGCCGTGGAACTTACCGACAAGACCATACTGGACCTGGCCAAGGCTTCTCCCGCGGCCGCCCATCAGCGTGACTTCATCGAAGGCGACCCGGAAGCCATCCTCATGGTCGAGTACTACGGAGAAACGGCCGAAGCGGTGGCGGAGCGCATGGATGCGCTCGAATCCCTGCTCCGCGAGAAGAACCTGGGCTATGCCTGTGTCCGGGCCGCGACCCCCGCCGCCCAGGCGAACGCCTGGGGCATCCGGAAGGCGGGACTTGGGCTGCTGATGGGCATGAAGGGGGATACCAAGCCGGCGACTTTCGTGGAGGACACGGCGGTCTCGCCGGAGAAGCTTCCGGACTACATCCGCGACTTTCGCGATATCGTCCACAGACACGGCACGGTGGCGTCCTACTACGCCCACGCCAGCGTGGGCACGATCCACATCAGGCCACTCATCAATCTCAAGGAAGCCGAAGGCATCGCGCGCATGCGGGCCATTGCCGAAGAAATCCGCGACCTGGTCATAGCCTATGGCGGCGCGGTCAGTTCCGAGCACGGGGACGGACTCGTGCGGAGCGAATGGAACGAGCAGGTGTTCGGGCCGAAGCTATACGAGGCCTTCAAGACAGTCAAGGCCGTGTTCGATCCGAACGGCATCATGAATCCCGGCAAGATCATCGCGAACCAGAAGATGACGGACAACCTGCGATTCGGCCCGGCATACCAGGCAGAGGAGATTAACACGTATTTCGATTTCTCGGGCGACGGCGGGTTCTCGCGGTCCATCGAACTCTGCAACGGGGTCGGCGCCTGCCGCAAGAAGCTGGTGGGGACCATGTGTCCTTCCTATATCGCCACGCTCGATGAGGAGCACAGCACCCGGGGCCGTGCGAACGTGCTCCGGGCCGCCCTGTCGGGCAAGCTGGACGGGGAGGGATTCACGAGCCGGCGGGTATACGAAGCCCTGGACCTCTGCCTGGAGTGCAAGGGCTGCAAGGGCGAGTGCCCCTCCAACGTCGACATGGCCAAGATGAAATACGAATTCCTCGCCCACTACTATGAGAAACACGGGCTGCCCCTGCGCAACCGCATATTCGGCCGTATCGAAACGCTCAACCGGCTCGGTTCCGCCTTCGCGCCGCTGAGCAACAGGATCGTGAACCATCCGTGGCATAAGTCGCTCCTGGAGCGGGCCATCGGCGTGGACCGGCGGAGGTCGCTGCCGGAATTCGCCGAGGAGACGTTTGAACAGTGGTTCTATCAGCGCGCTCCCGGACGCGCCGCTGACCGTGATCGACCGACGGTCGTCTTCTTCCCGGACACCTTCATCAATTACAGCGAGCCTCATATCGGTATTGCTGCCGTGGAAGTCCTGGAGCGCGCCGGCTACCGGGTGGTGCTGGCCGAACCCCGCGCCTGCTGCGGCAGGCCCCTGATCTCGAAGGGGATGCTGCGCCAGGCCCGGGCGGCCGCCGAATACAACATCGCGCAAATGGAGCGGTACGTGGACCGTGGATGGACCATCGTGGGCTGCGAGCCCAGTTGCGTCATGACGTTTCGGGACGATTACCGCGACCTCGTGGACGATCCGCGGGCCGCCGGGCTGGCGGACGGCATGCTCATGATCGACGAGTTCCTGGCCCGGGAACACGCGGCCGGGCGCCTTTCACTTCCGGTCAGGCCCACAGACCGGGCGATCAGCCTGCACGGACACTGCCAGCAGAAGGCCATCGCCGGCACGGGTTCCACGGTGGCCGCCCTGGAACTGGTGCCCGGATACGAAGTCACGACGTTGAATACCGGGTGCTGCGGCATGGCCGGCAGCTTCGGCTACGAGCGGGAGCACTACGACCTGTCCATGAAAATCGGGGAAGACCGGCTCTTCCCCGCCATCCGCGCGGCCGGTGAGCGGACGGAATTCGCTGCGACAGGGACCTCCTGCCGGCACCAGATCGCCGACGGCACGGGAAGGTCCGCCCTCCATCCGATCGAATTGATCAGGGCGGCCGTGGACGATCGACGGAGTATCCAGCGTTGA
- a CDS encoding DUF1028 domain-containing protein gives MNRAPCFSTFSIVALDPDTGDLGVATQSKYLAVGSVVPWARPNAGAIATQAWANASFGPRGLDLLEQDVGAIDTLERLLEPDPGRQSRQVGVVDVDGTAAAFTGTACQEWAGHVTGPGHVCLGNILAGEDVVTAMAETFEAPGEEDFATKLVAVLTAGQEAGGDRRGRQSAALLVAREGGGCGGTSDFLVDLRVDDHADPIEELKRLYTLHGRLLT, from the coding sequence TTGAACCGCGCCCCCTGTTTCTCCACCTTTTCCATCGTCGCCCTGGACCCCGATACGGGGGATCTCGGCGTGGCGACCCAGTCGAAGTACCTCGCCGTAGGATCCGTGGTCCCCTGGGCGAGGCCCAACGCCGGCGCCATCGCCACGCAGGCCTGGGCCAACGCGTCCTTCGGCCCCAGGGGACTCGACCTGCTCGAACAGGATGTGGGCGCCATCGACACCCTCGAACGCCTGCTCGAACCGGATCCCGGCCGGCAGTCCCGGCAGGTAGGCGTGGTGGACGTCGACGGCACGGCGGCGGCCTTCACGGGTACGGCATGCCAGGAGTGGGCAGGGCACGTGACCGGTCCGGGCCACGTCTGCCTGGGCAACATCCTCGCGGGTGAAGACGTAGTCACCGCCATGGCGGAAACCTTCGAGGCGCCCGGCGAGGAAGATTTCGCGACGAAACTCGTCGCCGTGCTTACGGCCGGCCAGGAAGCCGGCGGCGACCGGCGGGGCAGGCAGTCGGCCGCCCTGCTCGTGGCGCGGGAAGGCGGCGGTTGTGGCGGCACCTCCGACTTCCTCGTGGATCTGCGGGTCGACGACCATGCCGATCCCATCGAGGAACTGAAGCGCCTGTACACGCTCCATGGAAGACTTTTAACATGA
- a CDS encoding MFS transporter: MKSDIQRAKLVLLTVVHFLVDLFSSLLTPILPALVTRLQLSLTQAGILAGLPAMTSSLVQPLTGILGDRMEKRYFIILGPVFCAVFMSAVGLAPSFLVLLAFIILGGFGTASFHPQSVSMAGDVSGSRRGYGVSLFIVGGTAGLAASPFVVPRIVERFGLESLVWLAVPTVIAVLALARVIPIRNEDRKVTRLADVGASFRPNLWPMVNLTVVGIIRTISGVGFATFFVLLLKDRGLTLQQGGDLLFVFQGGAVIGGFVGGWLSDRLGRARVIWSTILLSTPFLLVSLNDTGPLLPVWLFLAGFMNMASNSVSVAMAQELVPDSAGTASSFPMGFSWGAAGGALIVFGGVADRIGIVATLEVLALIPLAAVALALMLPPDREFRKAATRVRKSAAAAEKVT; encoded by the coding sequence ATGAAGTCCGACATACAGCGCGCCAAGCTTGTCCTGCTCACCGTGGTTCATTTCCTGGTGGACCTCTTTTCCTCCCTGTTGACGCCGATCCTCCCCGCGCTCGTGACGCGGTTGCAGCTTTCCCTCACGCAGGCCGGCATACTCGCCGGTCTGCCGGCCATGACCTCCTCCCTGGTCCAGCCCCTGACGGGTATCCTGGGGGACCGGATGGAGAAACGCTATTTCATCATCCTCGGACCGGTATTCTGTGCCGTCTTCATGTCGGCCGTGGGACTTGCGCCCTCCTTTCTCGTGCTGCTGGCCTTCATCATCCTGGGCGGATTCGGCACCGCCAGCTTCCACCCGCAGAGCGTGTCCATGGCCGGGGACGTCAGCGGTTCGAGACGTGGATACGGCGTGTCTCTCTTTATCGTGGGCGGCACCGCCGGGCTGGCGGCAAGCCCCTTTGTCGTACCGCGCATCGTGGAGCGGTTCGGACTCGAAAGCCTGGTCTGGCTCGCCGTTCCCACGGTGATCGCCGTCCTGGCGTTGGCCCGGGTCATACCTATCCGCAACGAGGACCGCAAGGTGACCCGCCTGGCCGATGTGGGCGCTTCGTTCCGGCCCAACCTGTGGCCCATGGTGAATCTCACGGTGGTGGGCATCATCCGGACCATCTCGGGGGTCGGTTTTGCCACCTTTTTCGTATTGCTGCTCAAGGACCGGGGCCTTACCCTGCAACAGGGGGGTGATCTGCTCTTCGTCTTCCAGGGCGGTGCGGTGATCGGCGGTTTCGTGGGCGGCTGGCTCTCGGACAGGTTGGGACGGGCCCGCGTGATCTGGTCTACGATCCTGCTTTCCACGCCCTTTCTGCTCGTTTCGCTAAATGACACCGGGCCGTTGCTCCCCGTGTGGCTGTTTCTGGCCGGCTTCATGAACATGGCGTCCAATTCCGTCTCCGTCGCCATGGCCCAGGAGCTCGTCCCGGACAGCGCGGGAACGGCATCCAGTTTTCCCATGGGCTTCAGCTGGGGCGCGGCGGGAGGCGCGCTGATCGTCTTCGGCGGTGTCGCGGACCGCATCGGCATCGTGGCAACGCTTGAAGTGCTCGCGCTGATCCCGCTGGCCGCCGTGGCGCTGGCCCTGATGCTGCCGCCGGATCGGGAGTTTCGAAAAGCGGCGACCCGGGTGCGCAAGTCAGCCGCGGCCGCGGAGAAAGTAACCTGA
- the ytxJ gene encoding bacillithiol system redox-active protein YtxJ has translation MSDRVVRLTKMEELDEAVGSSSDRPVFIYKHSTVCPVSARAADHYHDFAEEDSSSPPPLFTQVLVIENRDLSNEIESRLEVRHESPQLLLLRDGKVAWHASHFSISGENIRSALEG, from the coding sequence ATGTCGGATCGTGTCGTGCGTCTCACGAAGATGGAGGAACTGGACGAGGCCGTCGGATCGTCGTCGGATCGTCCCGTGTTTATCTACAAACACAGTACGGTGTGTCCGGTAAGTGCCCGGGCCGCCGACCATTATCACGATTTCGCGGAGGAGGATTCGTCCTCTCCGCCACCCCTTTTTACCCAGGTCCTGGTCATAGAAAACCGGGACCTCTCCAATGAAATCGAATCCCGCCTGGAAGTACGGCACGAGTCGCCGCAGCTGCTCCTCCTCAGGGACGGGAAGGTTGCCTGGCACGCTTCTCATTTCTCCATTTCCGGAGAGAACATCAGATCTGCGCTGGAGGGGTAG
- a CDS encoding FAD-binding oxidoreductase translates to MSRHAVIVGAGVTGLSTAYHLARKSYGRITVIEKGRVGDGASSRAAGIITGLLWSETGVQARKISLTRFRELSDELDGYRFQDVGCLNLFDAASWPERERLLPLYDRLGVEYTIMDRGEMAATWPDLVLTEEPVGLLDPLGGYSEPDHYLPALAEGCRTLGVQIREGCMISDFITDSGRMAGVVAGEERIEADAVVSTVHVWTLKVLESIGLQLPLKSFIHQRYVTAPLSAPVRIPAVNANPYGGYIRPAHGQRLLAGIENPSAPEFRVPDRSFDMSAITPPPGLSDAARENLLPLVPNAIRSGGSGQADWTGWAGWAGWEIEKAGLLSFSRDGEPVLGPVHRFPGLYVGVAFHSGGFAYNPAAGVLLAGCVADGRPEINIEDFSPNRFDPEETDAYNRTLITHGEYSMPGHSRRH, encoded by the coding sequence ATGTCGAGACACGCCGTCATCGTAGGCGCGGGCGTGACCGGGCTCAGCACGGCTTACCATCTCGCCCGCAAGTCGTACGGCAGGATCACGGTCATCGAGAAGGGACGTGTCGGAGACGGCGCCAGCAGTCGTGCCGCCGGGATCATCACCGGACTGCTCTGGTCGGAAACCGGCGTACAGGCCCGCAAGATCAGCCTGACCCGGTTCAGGGAACTTTCCGATGAACTGGATGGATACCGATTCCAGGACGTGGGCTGCCTGAATCTCTTCGACGCAGCGAGCTGGCCGGAACGGGAACGCCTGTTACCCCTGTATGATCGTCTGGGCGTGGAATACACGATCATGGACAGGGGAGAAATGGCCGCGACGTGGCCGGACCTGGTCCTTACGGAAGAGCCCGTCGGCCTTCTTGACCCCCTGGGCGGATACAGCGAACCGGACCACTACCTCCCGGCGCTGGCGGAAGGCTGCCGGACCCTCGGCGTCCAGATCAGGGAAGGATGCATGATTTCGGACTTCATTACGGATTCGGGACGCATGGCGGGTGTCGTCGCGGGCGAAGAACGAATCGAAGCGGATGCCGTGGTTAGCACCGTGCACGTCTGGACCCTCAAGGTGCTGGAGAGCATCGGCCTGCAACTGCCTCTGAAGTCCTTTATACACCAGCGGTACGTCACGGCGCCGTTGTCCGCTCCGGTCCGGATCCCGGCGGTCAACGCCAATCCCTACGGCGGCTACATCAGGCCGGCCCACGGCCAACGGCTGCTGGCGGGAATCGAGAATCCATCGGCCCCCGAGTTCCGCGTACCCGACCGGTCCTTTGACATGTCGGCTATTACTCCGCCGCCGGGACTCAGCGACGCCGCGCGGGAAAACCTGCTGCCGCTCGTCCCCAACGCAATCCGGTCCGGCGGGTCTGGCCAGGCCGACTGGACCGGCTGGGCGGGCTGGGCGGGCTGGGAAATCGAAAAGGCGGGGCTGCTGTCCTTTTCCCGGGACGGAGAACCCGTACTCGGTCCGGTCCATCGCTTTCCGGGACTCTACGTGGGGGTTGCCTTTCACTCCGGAGGATTCGCCTACAATCCGGCGGCCGGTGTGCTGCTGGCGGGGTGCGTCGCGGACGGCAGGCCTGAAATCAATATCGAGGACTTCTCGCCGAACCGGTTCGATCCGGAGGAAACGGACGCCTACAACCGGACCCTGATCACCCACGGGGAGTACAGTATGCCCGGCCATTCCCGTCGGCATTGA